Within Bicyclus anynana chromosome 24, ilBicAnyn1.1, whole genome shotgun sequence, the genomic segment ggTTGTAggtttaaagacgtctttttaaaactagttaacactgaAGTCAttctctccgcctatcccaaaaaGGATTATCCAATAAGAGGTGGACGGATTGAACGtcacaataataataagctAGGCCGCCCGACCAGTCTTCtactactccccacctaactcacgAAACATTTCGTACTATCTTGGCCCGTGACGAGCCGACTCACTCGCGCCGACACGCTCAAAACCGACAAAATTAGGAGTGATAGGCAGGACGAGTAGCATAATATATCTCTGCCTACTTCCCTCGCTACTTCCCGAGTGACAGGCCCGTAACTAGCCAGTTGGTTGCAGAAAGACCATCGCGGCTCGCTGGGCACGCTCATGCAGATCTTCTCCACCCTCGGCATCGTGGTGACTCTATCAGTGGGTCCTTTCGTCTCCTACACTACATTCAACATCGTGTTCGCTAGTGTCATCGCTGCCAGCTCTCTGCCCGTTCTCCTCTTGCCTGACAGTCCTTTCTATCTCTATTCTAAAGGTGAGAACTGTAGCATTTAAGAAGATCGCATGTCGTACTCTCAGGAGTCGCACGGATTCGCTGgaggcagctcaggatcgtgatgttgaGTATACTTCGgagagtgtgctcaggaactttATAATCTTGTTCCTCCATcgccattctaccacagaacagcgagagattttttttaattttttatttctacaagctagcccttgactacaatctcacctgatggttagtgatgatgcaatctaagatggaagcgggctaacttgtaaggagtaggaaaTTCACagtcttttcggtttctacacgacatcgtaccggaacctaaatcgcttggcggtacgtctttgccgaagcctcccaccagccagacctggaccaattaagaaaattttccatcagcccagccggggatcgaatcaaggacctccgtcttgtaaatccaccgcgcataccactgcgccacggatgccgtcaaatctcagtaaaaacaatgaaaattttaaggaaaaattgaaaaaagaacaagaagAACAAAAAGATTCACGGTTCAAgacaatttgtaaaaacaagttGCATAGTTAATTAAATGTCAATGATTTTCCTTATTAAGTCATGTTAAGACTTGCAAGCATAGATATTACGAAAAGTCCCGGCCCCCACAAACGTTGGACTTCACACCTTCCTAAAGTTACCACtgattttgcataaaaaaaaatattagaactGTAGTAGATCATAGCAATGTCGACGACCCACGACTTTATCATCTTTCAagttttaaactaaactagcagacgccgcgcggtttcacccgcgtgattcccgttcccgtatgaatacggggataatatatataaaaaaaaaagaatatatatttgtaaccCTAGACGACCGACTATTTCACCATTTTGTATTAAGCTGtctcattttaataatatgccTGCcatatactcttaatttataaatagtttggATGACTCTTGACTTAtactatgttttttatttttcctttcatttgtattatttctgtatttgtgtattttattatttgcttttttattttatttttctcttttataaCTGTTTCCCTGTCGAGTCGTGACGCCACCAAGgttcatgcctgaaaatcagcgttgCAGTTGCAAACACTGCAACACCATGCTGAGGCAGCGACCTTTTCAGCTGAgataaaaatagatatatttaaatataaactgtatTAGGTAGACTATACGTATAGTATAGAGAATAAATTGAATAGAATAACATAGAGGCTGCACATCGGGAGGCACTATTTGCCCAGAAGTGCagtcgtgttttttttgtttagttataattatcttaatttttaagttaatttagttttaactatttctgtccagtcttaagctgaataaatgacttttattattattattattattatatataacctataaactttctcgataaatgggctatctaacactgaaagaatttttcaaatcggaccagtagttcatgagattaacgcgttcaaccaaacaaacaaactcttcagctttataatataagaagaTTATTACAATTCTTAACTACTGCAATTTTTAATGTGTATGACTTGGAAAATTTTCTAATAAAGTATTTCAAATAGAATCAGGCGTTACATTGCAgaagttttattaaaagaaatccttaacttttattagaaaaaagaaagaaagaaagaaaaaacatttatttaaaaaattgtgccatacaccacaatgcctaattaagcactattgttgtgtctgatgcttcaaccacctgatcaattgaaaatcaaaactaaagtagttgaagcatcaaaaaccacttcgttatgtttggcacaaccttgaaaaaaaggtaacagctcagcattgtgccgcataaaccaagcaaagtacttggccaagcggcgctgattttcagctgctacctcgatccaggtgacaccacggatataCATAGTCACAGTGAcaatatgctatattattacctttaaattaaaaacaaacaaccttgaattaatatgctaaataataggattacgctaaacaaataaaagtgtttcaacaaattaagcaacaatataaaattaaaaggtataaataaaacacacacacacatacacaataatgataagccttatatctaacaatctacgagtataataattgaaacatgaaatgaggaaataaaataaaaataaaaacaaaaagaaaaaagaaaatattttttttgcattaactagtttacaaaactactgtagtatgtacctaaataacgaaatctatgaagattactaggaaatttcattcactaaagaagtgaaaactccgccacataatCCTGTAATTCCTCCTGTTTGCTAagcaaatatctttttaatttcttcttaaatgtaaattgatatcgatatatttcgggcCCTTATTCCTTaaactacacgaaattaatatcgtttaaattaaatttgacatgagtcaactaccctattgcagGTCGCACAGAAGAAGCGTTGGAAGTGCTATTACAATACCGAGCATCCGAAGTGGAAGCCAAACAAGAATTGCAAGAATACCAAGACTCAGCGAACAATGTCGAAAAGATTGACAAGAAAAAGCTTTTAAAGACAAAAACATTCTTGAAATCATTAGCTCTAGGCTTCCTTCTGTTCGGAGGCAGCCAGCTCGTCGGCTTCAATGCTGTTCAGTTCTACTTGCAAACGATTCTCGTGTCGACCAAGACGAGTGTGAAACCAGAAGTTGCATCAGTTGTGATTGGATTGATACAGTTGTTTGCAAGTTTTTGTACGCCGCTGATTTTGACGAAATGCGGAAGACGGCCTGTGCTGATCGGTTCTTTGAGTGGGATGTTTTTGGGAATGGTAAGtgttttttctttcaataacagccgatggacgtaaactgctggacataggcctcttgcatggacttccaaacaaaacggtctcgagccgtcaacatccagcggctccctgcaacccgcttgatatcctcagtccttgggaccacaacgtccatcggctcttcgagctatgtggcctgcacattgccacatcagcttcgtgactcgctgagctaaatcagtgactttggttctgatTCGACCATCAGAAATGAGGAACCAATCAATCagttatcactggcaacacgaaGTTTCGAAGACTTACGTCTTTAGGCACTGAAGAATTTTGGGCAAAAAAATGTCGCAGAGTTTCACCAACGCTGCCCGACTGAGTTGTTCTTTTTattccataataatattttaaatgctagtctttctatttgtctgtatgtaaccttttcacggctgactactgaaccaatttagattGGTATAGCTATAGaactatagaaataaatataaacttggagttcccttaactgcccTTCGTATTTATCACCAGACTCCTAATGGCAGTCATGATCCATCTTTGACTAGGTCATCCTACTATAACCATTTTTCCTGTTCTTCTTCAATTAGTCAGAAAaaactgttaggagtgggtacgacaatagtccggCGGACGGGGATCAAACCCACAACCTTTTggcgatgagtccgaccgctttaccactgagctattgattTTATATCGAGTCTTATGATTTCGATAATggaataaatatcatcatcattaacaacccataggttttcggctcactgttgagcacgagtctcttctcagaatgaggggggttagacctaagtccaccacactggcccaatgcggattggcagacttcacacacgcaaagaattaagaaaattctctggtatgcaggtttactcacgatgttttccttcaccgtttgagacacgtgatatttaatttcttcaaatgtatataaatgaaaagttgggggcgcatgcgccggaccggacttgaacctacgcccttcgaagcGAATGCATAAATTATATGTACTAGGCTATCACATCTCAGTTAAGATTAaagaattaatatatttttagtaattgaTATATTATATCTCAGTAATTGTACATTTTGAAGACAGTTTAAATAGTTTATATGAAGTTTTAAACACCAAGTTATGCACCGTTTCACTCCATTTTGGTATTTTTGTAATCTCATAAAATATTCTTAACGTGatctactttattattttattttatcacaattttttgttagatacaattaaatacatatttagaaCATATTAAAACTGAAATggactataaaaaattaaattagaataacTAAAATTAGGACATTACTAAAATTTCATCATTTTAACGTGACTCTAAAATGCTCATGcgtaaattatttataagttaaaatttaGCTAAAAATATATCGGTGGAAGTATGGTTcagttgaattaaaattaacttttttttatattttaagtaattatttcaacttaagtttgcttttacaattatacatatacaactaaatataataaataatatttaaattactagtaactaacctaacctaaacttataataaaactagcggacgcccgcgacttcgtcagcgtgaaactcgatgtaaactttctactAAACGTTTAAATGTAgtccaaaaaaaacaaaatttttaaataaaaaaatgtttgttgtgcctcactcgacatatatatataatgtgtcgcggacttttttgtagatatttataagatctacaattaattacaacactttatggttctatcttatatagtttaggcagcgtacgcaaaataagtaacttttctggttgaatttttacaccttgtgtctgAAAAACCCAAAAATCTTACGGAAccttattttttccaaaataaaattaaacctatgttacttgtggataatgtagctttcgaatggtgaaagaatttttaaaatcggtctagtagtttttgagcctattgattacaaacaaacaaacaaatatacaaacaaagttttcctctttataatattagtatagataaaataaaaagaaatataaaattatatctacagactttgacgtcgtagaattcatccgaatcgatgatCATTGGTTAAGTGGCCAGAAGGCTCAGTTTAGTTTGGGATGTCTAAAGTGGCCTTGTATTCTTAGGCACCTCACACACTAGGCGATCACAACATATCGTGGCCGTGGTCGCAAAAGCTACGATTGGACTGCAGCCAGATTTGAGTCAGCGACcgcacttttttgttttatgcttttcaagttagcctttgactaggTACAATCTCACttactaacttgttaggagtaggatgaaaatctttcggtttctacacgacaactaAATGTTTGTAACTAAATGGTTtgtagtaccggaacgctaaatcacttgacaGTATGtagccggcagggtggtaactaactcTGGTTGAAACCTCCAACCAGATCTGGacgaaagaaaacctcaattgacccagccggggatcgaacccaggacctccgtcttggaaatccaacgcgcataccactgcgccacggaggccgtctataCGCACTATAGCCTCTTTGATTAGGAAGAGGACGGCCCTGTATTTCAATTCAactcaaaatacatttatttcaatcgcGCTTACTTTAgtaaatggtgataataattggtcgatacttaaaattaaagtttcaagttaaaagagggttccaaacgtcTTGGtcagagaagagcccacaacaagcTCAGCcggggtttatttttttgtttatcaccattttacaaatttatctagaactaagtacaaaATCGTATAGTGAAATTCAAAACCAACCTTTTTTAGCCTGTAAAtaatctttaacactataataagatttGTCTATAAGCTTTTTCTCTttgcacacgcagagaattaagaaaattctctggtatgcaggtttcctcacgatgttttccttcaccgtttgcgacacaCAGTATGTAAGTATacctaattatgttttttatattaaatttcaggTCGGATTGGGCACATTCTTCAAGCTCACGGAAGCTGAAGACGTTGAGATCAGGGGTTTCCTCAACTTCCTTCCCATCATTTCGCTGATCATCGTTATTTACTGCTATAGCGCTGGTGAGTTGTTCTAGTCgtttcatcattagcaacacaTATTCATctcactgttgagaacgagtctcctatcagaatgagaggggttaggccaatagtccaccacactggcccaatgcggattgatagaCTTCAAACATGTAGTTAAGAAAATATTACGATATAGGGGTTATGAGACacgttgtatttaaaaaaaaacacaaaattggaAGGTTGAAAGTGAAAATTGGTTTTATTGTAGAGGAATAGGCcatgtttggctcactgttgagcacgagtctcctctcagaatgagaggggttaggccaatagtctacgctggcccaatgcggatcggcagacttcacacacgtagagaattcagaaaactctcagatatgcaggttacCTCTCGATTTTTCCATCATAGTtggagacgcgtgatatttaatttctattcaTTTAGTTAGTTTTAATAACGAAATTTCAGGGGACCTATTCTGTAATAGTCTAATTCGTagtagaaacgaccttcacccatgattaatgtatgaaaactagtatgttaaaaaatatgtcacgATTAGATTGCCTCAAAAATTCCTGGCCAAATTATAAACGGCCAGGCTGCAATGCAATAAATACAGGctgctcaggatcgtgatgtttggaagtctatacaaaaggcctatgtcttgcaggggacattcatcggctgatatgatgatgatgataaaggtCCAGGTTCTGTAACCGCATGTTAATCCGTTTAGAATTGAGGTTTTATCACATAAAACATCACATGGTTTTACCGTGGTTTTACCATAAAACTATTATGTGACAAAACCAGTTATATTATTAAGCAATAAAACAGTGCAGTCGTGAGTAAAGTATTGTATTTTATGGGATTTCTTTATGCACAAGTTTATCTCAACTCGTATACATATCTAGCgagtaaagaaaagaaaatatctaACCATGGTTTGATGGATAACGTCTTaacaaattcatttatatcatgcGGCCCTATGAGGCTATCCTGAATATTTACCCGACTGAAAGAAGGGTTatatttttcgatattttttaaggtcgccattgacggtcaattattctcacgtttccgAATAGCAAACGACGGTACCCACGCGGTATACAATACAAGTCATGTatgcagtgaccaacacacgatcaattacagttatgggtgctacagaaacgtgagaataagtAACcatttgtggctagcattacgatattgtctgtctgtaggtatatgtaggtataggtGTATGTACTATTTATGCAACTTCTTAGCGGTTTTCCCGATTTCAACATTatcgatttgaaaattattactttaaagcagagtttcccaaacttttttgtgtcgtagaccccttgccatgtttttccgtgttgggtagaccccctacttatttgatattgattttctatatcctacaacttacacaattttataaacaataataattaataaaattgtgtatttttgttattttattttaaaaaaataattttattattttttacttcatagttacttttaaaataatgtatagtataagttttgatattataatataatatgatgtaaaaaataggtactatcagtgtatgtgttatgatccactatcgtggaaaccattttcatttaatggacccccaaattttttttcgctgacctagaccccttgcagtttgtcatagacccctaggggtcgatatagaccactttgggaattaCTGTTTTAAAGCATGAACCGCAATAAGGGCAGCGTGGCCCAAACCCCTCTATTTGGGCTGGAATAGGCtaattttctgtattctgagaggCTAGTCTATATCATACGGATCTCCTGAACCGgttttggaaattattttacGAATAGAAACctttatttgcgagtgtcatagtgTGACGTGTCAGTTCGCAGCAGCAGTGATTGTACCAATATTTTGTAGCAGAGGAAACATCTCgcgcaggtcccaggacttgtgactttgggagtaggtttaaaggactatttcagaataaataaaaaaccttcAATGCCCGACATGTTGTCCATGcctacactaaacaatttatgatacacaataattacaacacaaaacattattgcacaaaatcactaacgcgactggcaggttgacggtgtccacgctgcctaacaaacaactgagctcatgTCGTCAATGAAACCTCCCCTCCacattaacataaataatgaatggtAACATCACCTATAATCGAGGAAGCTTTAACAATAGGCCATATTCTATCCTCACCGGGAAATTAGAAATAATCATTagaaatatgattaatataatatttttcaacagGTATCGGCTCTATAGTGTGGTTAGTAACAGCAGAGGTGTTCGACGGACCGTCCCGAGCATTCGGCATATCCATCACATCCATATCAACTGTGGTGGCTATATTCTTCACCACCAAGTACTTCGCTCTGATGACGTCAGCGCTAGGTCCTCATGTCACGTATTGGCTCTTCAGTGCCGTGTGCGTTGTGATTGGCACTCTGATAGCGTTGTTCGTGCCGGAGACTAAGGGGAAGACATTTAGTGAGATACAGAGAGATTTGGGAGGTGAAACAGAGGAGAAACATGATAAGGAGAGAGCGTAATTGAGtcgatacaatttttttttctaagaaatgaTTGATCGATCAATGGAAGTTAATGAATCGATTTGAgatttacaagttttttttcttgcgtcgtttatattataaacgacgcaagaaaaaatcttaaacaattaaaaacgactttcacccatctgtttaatgtatgaaaaatgttatagatcaaaattaggatgttataaaatatgttgCGAGGGTAGTTTGTCTCAAAAACTCATTATTGATAGACAATTATAGGTTGAtcaggatttttttaaaaataaatactcgcAATATGTTTAAGAcgtagtaaattttaaataaaatactaaattagtgaatagaccatCAGAACATGAGGAAAAATTATATGATATGACATTTACTTTTCTGTTGCCATATACAAAACTTatgtatcaataataattagttatattGTTATTcattatgtttatatatttaacataagcTACAATTTTCAGCCCTTTTAGTTCtaagttaatataaagttaagtataaattaaaatagtataaagtgtaaattaaaatttctaagtTAAGTATAAATACTAATTGTTACTATGAACTTAgctgtgtttctataaatattattgtactagTGACTAATTGTAATATATCAATTTATAAGTATTGTGTAAGTTATATTttgtgaattatttttattattaaatgtctcgaaatatttaaaatgtctcTTTTTCCTATTTAAAATCCAATTTTTGGTAGTAGGGGTCAATAAAGAAACGTTTTATTACTATGCAATTCAACAATTTTCTTAGGTATCTTGTTAAACCCATTATATTTCTCatattagaagaagaagaagaagaagaagaaatatactttattgtacattaaaaacaaaaataaacaataacttataataaaatacttagacttaaaataaaataaaaaatatcgtataaagtgacgggtagcagcgacagtgattgcaCCATCATTttatggtagaggaaacacctcgaacagatcccaggacttgtgaccaggGTGtgggtttaagggatccctttagaatgcattaacactcacctcccctTCCACTCTAagcaatttatgatcaataattacaacacaaaacattatggtacgaaatcactaacgcgactagcagcgtgacggtgttcacgctgcctaacaaagaactggaCTTGAATCATCaacccttttatttatactatcgaTGTCGTAACAACTTTATACAATTACCTCCTTTTTATCTATAAGTaccttataataaatctgtagacagGTTAATTCTGTAGATTaaatacatttccaaaataactatcagggggtgattagtgatcgatactgatgttaaaaatgcaatcagtaaaatttttgtctgtctgtctgtcttttcgttatagaaacaaaaactattcgacggattttaacaaatcttggtacaattattcttcatactctagagcaggttatagtatgcTTTTCATTACACTACGATgaataagagcagagcagtgaagggaaaagtTGGGAAAaagggagaagttactccattatattaaataaataatattaataaattaataatgaactGAACTGAACTAAACTCGTAACACACGGTCATGTCATGTCcgtctttattaataaaaccaaaaattaaaaaagaaacaaagttCATGTAAAAAGGCacctttattttacaaaaaaatatataaaaagagttacaacaaaatacaaacaagtaaatttaaatttattacataaatcacATATGTTTGGGGTAACCTAACCCTGTAACCTAtatcttaaaaataaacatttttattacaattttaatgcTGTGATACCATAAAGCTAATATACAAGCTATATACAGCTACCCGAGAGCTATAAGCTCTATATTACACCGTCAAGCATTAAATAACATGCGCTTTAAAcatctatcatcattattaacccatattcggctcactgctaagttcgattctcctcttagaatgagaagagttaggactatagtccaccacgcgggcccaatgcggaatggcagacacacacgcagaaaattatgaaaattctctggcatgctaTAAggatgaaaaattttaaaaaccccCGAGGATCCTGAAATTATAATTCTTTATTAttccgattttcatcaaacatgtccaagaatactcgcacataagtcacccttcatacaaaaaaaaaattgaaatcgcttcatccgttcggtgccacagacagactgacagacagacatgtcagACTTATAACAACCCCTCTTTGTGCGTCGGGGTTAAAAATAGATGGCGACACTTAAGCAAAATACATAAATGTACCCGCGAATACAGTGCCGGGttaacgtaggcgtccacatatccgtaCGAATCGGTatcgaatttttaattttacggtagataaaatgtGTTTCattcgatacgtacgatgcggatcagtggacgtctACCATAAGGCGTCCGCAGACCTATAAGTCGAACTAAATCGTAAATAATGCAACTAACTCCATACAAGCTAGCAGtcttaagttaaataaaacaggTGACAAAACATACATGCTTTACAACATTATTAcatgtaatattgtaatataacaTTATGACATTAATATAACATAGCTGTATGTTATAATTATCGTACAATATAACATGCCTACAATTACAAGTCTGGTATGGTTTACGTAAGTTATATTACacgtaatatattttaattaattaatgtaagataTTAAATAACGCATACTAACAAACAATATAACTAAATATAGCATGTTATACCCACATTTGATAACATTGTATCATAATACAATGTgtcatttttttcttaaaaaaaacatttttttttccaaaagtaCTACCGATATACCTCGAATCAAAGAAATTCAACTGtcgaattaattatttatcaaagtaAATGAAGCCCTAATACCTCACAATAGAAATATACATGTAATGCAGATTTCAAGAtccaatattaatttttgtaaactttAAATATCGACATCCTATTAAATGACTTTAAAGGTCGTAGCTCACTAAACCAACCCGGGaccgacccgcaccgcctcgcctcGAGTGGTTAGTATTATTCAtatggatttgtatgggcatgcgctcactacatcaactccGACCATCACCGGATCGCCCCGCTAGCGAGGTGTCCACGCGCCGACATAGCTCACTGTTGACATGCTTGCCTCGCGTGAACTGCGAGTTGACAACGCGGCGTCCATCCGTGGTCCACCCGTTGACGACAAGTGGACACCTAGCGACGAGGCAATGCGGGTCGGGTGCTAATGAGCTACTTTAATACTCAAAAATTACaccctttttaatatttatgaggGTCCATGTATCCAGTCACAAGGTTCTAGTAGCAACTCTTTACTAGAGTTCCAAAAAAACCAGTAGAATATAAGGCAAGACCTTTTTTGAAGCGTAATCTCGTtgcaaaaagttttattaatttacttatagtGCCATACCATAACATTCTtcctgaaaattaattaattaaacaatttgaaCTTGACTGTTTATATGAGATTTCACCTCTATAAAACCAATATCTCACTAGGTTTAAGTCGCTTTCGAATAATTGAAGAACTTAGTAATTAACTGTTAATTTTCTAGAATATCCAATAAATTTGTTGAGCGTAAATTCATTGTTATATAGATATTCTAGAAATTCTTATGtcttcaaaatattttgtttttgagttTTGAATTTGCCTTATATCTTCCTGTATCGAAGTCTCAAGAAGCATAACGCCAGGGTACCAATGATCCAACCAATGGTTATGAGGAATCCACCATAGATGTCAGGGTTAGTGAAGGGTATGCCTTTCTCCATCAGATCTCGAAGGGACTTGGCGGGCAGAGTGAAGGGAAGAGCGAAGGAGATTAGACGCAGAACGTTTGGCATCCCTTCTATTGGCCAGAGGATTCCTGTGGATAAGAAATTCAGTTTTAAGCTTACATATCTTACTCCAAGGTTTCTTAGG encodes:
- the LOC112046231 gene encoding facilitated trehalose transporter Tret1, whose product is MKINLASSLIRQYAAVITVNLGVVSTGMSLSWPSPMLVKLRNETETTLSRPITEEEGSWIVSGGFLLGILGNLVGGMLLDAVGRKYCFLLLSLPKFLMSMLFIFATEVWMLIFGRVIMIMTDCFLFMVVPIYASEIASKDHRGSLGTLMQIFSTLGIVVTLSVGPFVSYTTFNIVFASVIAASSLPVLLLPDSPFYLYSKGRTEEALEVLLQYRASEVEAKQELQEYQDSANNVEKIDKKKLLKTKTFLKSLALGFLLFGGSQLVGFNAVQFYLQTILVSTKTSVKPEVASVVIGLIQLFASFCTPLILTKCGRRPVLIGSLSGMFLGMVGLGTFFKLTEAEDVEIRGFLNFLPIISLIIVIYCYSAGIGSIVWLVTAEVFDGPSRAFGISITSISTVVAIFFTTKYFALMTSALGPHVTYWLFSAVCVVIGTLIALFVPETKGKTFSEIQRDLGGETEEKHDKERA